CGGCGCGCGGCGGTACATCATCGAGTTCTTCCCGGAGCCGGTGAAGTTCGCCGTCGGCGCCGGCATCGGCCTCTTTTTGCTCCTGCTCGGCCTCATCGAGATCAACGTCGCCGTCGCGGACGAGGCGACGCTGGTCTCGCTCGGCAACGTCGCCTCCGACCCCGTTGCCCTGCTGGCGCTGGCCGGACTCGCCTTTACCATCGTCCTCTACGCGATGGACGTGACCGGCTCCATCATCACCGGCATCGTCGCGACGGCGGCCGCCGGATGGGGGCTGACGCTCGCCGGCGTCGTCGACGGCGGTGTGCTCACCCCCGACGGCCTCCCGCCGATCAACTACGACATCACGCCGCTGGTCGGGGCGTTCGTCGATGGCTTTCAGAACATCGAGCCGATATCGTTCCTGATCGTCGTGCTCACGTTCTTCTTCGTCGACTTCTTCGACACCGCCGGCACGCTCATCGGCGTCTCCCAGTTCGGGGACTTCCTCGACGACGACGGAAATCTTCCGGAGATGGAGAAGCCGCTGATGGCCGACGCCGTCGCCACCACCTTCGGCGCCATCGTCGGCACGACCACCGTGACCACCTACGTCGAGAGTTCGACCGGCGTCGAGGAGGGCGGGCGGACGGGGATGACCGCGCTCGTCGTCGCGCTCCTCTTTCTGGCATCGCTCGTCCTCGTCCCCGTCGTCGCGGCCATCCCGACCTACGCCTCCTACCTCGGCCTCGTGCTCGTCGGCCTCATCATGCTCCAGGGCGTCACCGACATCCAGTGGGACGACGCCGAGTGGCTCATCCCGGGCGGTCTCACCATCGTCATGATGCCCCTCACGGCCTCCATCGCCAACGGCATCGCCGCCGGGATCATCAGCTACCCCATCGTCAAGGCGGCACAGGGTGAACACCGCTCGATCCACGTCGCTCAGTGGATCCTGGCGGGGTCGTTCGTCCTCTACTTCTACGTCACCGCCGGCGGCGTGATGGGCGGCTGAGACGGGGGGCGCGCCTCCCACGATACGAGGCTTTTTGTTCGCGGCGACGGATGCACGAGAGGAGAGCGCATGTCCGCAGAGCAGCGTGTCGAGATTCCCTGGTCGTCCGCCGCCTTCCGGACGATACTCGCCTGTTCGCTCATCGGCGTCATGGGCGTCCCGCTCATCAGTCCCATCCTGCCGGAACTCCGGACCGTGTTCGGTATCTCCGATACGCAGGCCGGGCTCATCATCACGGCCTACACCCTCCCGGGCGTGTTCCTCACGCCCTTTATCGGGCTGCTCTCGGATCACTTCGGCCGCCGACCCGTCGTCCTGCCGCTGCTCTTCCTGTTCGGCCTGTCCGGCGCCGCCATCGGCTTCGCCCCGGCCTTCGAGGTCGTGTTGCTCCTCCGTCTCCTGCAGGGGGTCGGCGCGAGCGGCCTGATGGTGCTGGCGATCACCCTCATCGGCGACTTCTACGACGGTCCACAGCGTCACGCGGTCATCGGCGTCAACGGCAGCGCCATCGGCATCGGCGCGGCGTCGTACCCGCTGATCGGCGGCGCCCTCGCCTCCGTCGGCTGGAACGTCCCCTTCGCCTTCTTCGGGGTCAGCCTCGTCGTGGGCGTCGTCGCCCTCTTTTCGCTCACCGAGCCCGCCATCGACGACCCGCCGTCGTTTCGCGTCTACGCGGGTCGGCTGGCGTCTGCAGCCTTCGTCCCGGAGGCGCTCGGCCTCTGGCTCGCGGCCTTCTTCACCTTCTTTCTCTTCTACGGCGGCGTCCTCACGACGCTCTCGCTCCTTCTGAGCGACGTCTACGGGCTCGCGGCCGGGGAGATTGGCCTGCTGTTCAGCATGGTGTCGCTGGCCAACGCCACCATGGCGTCGCAGTACGGTCGGGTGTCGGGCTTTCTCCCCGCGAGACAGCTCGTCGCGCTCGGGTTCGTCGGGTTCGGCGTCAGCCTGCTCGGCGTCTGGGCCGCCGCGACGCCCGTCGCCATCGGCGCGATGCTCGTCTGTTTCGGCCTCGGCTTCGGCGTCGTGATGCCCTCGCTCGACACCACGACCGCCGGCCTCGTCTCCGGCCAACTGCGGGCGAGCATGCTCGGCGTCCTGACGAGCATGCTCTGGTTGGGTCAGACCGTCGGCCCCGTCGTGTTCACCGGTATCGCCCAGAACGCGTTCGCGAGGCCCGTCGCCGGCTACCGGTTCCTGTTGCTGTTCTGGGGCACCGGTGCGCTCCTCGGCGGGCTGAGCGTCTTCGCCTATCTGGTGCGCCGAACCGAGACGACCACGACCCACTCCGACACGTCGTGAGGGGCGCGTTCGTGCGACCCGCGCCGAGCCAAACTACTTTCTACCTCCGCCGAGTGTCGGTTCGTATGTGGCGTCCTGACACCCGACCCGAACCGGCGGTCGCCGCGCGCGTCCGTGCGTGTCCGAGCCGTGACCGACACCGCCGCGACCCCCGAGACCCATGACCGATGCGGTCGATACCCTCGTTCGCGGCACGCTAGTAAACGTCCACACGGGGACCCTCGAGGACGGCGCCGTCGCCGTCGACGACGGCGAAATCGTCGCGCTGGCGGAGCGCCCGGCCGAGCGAACCCTCGACGCCGGCTACGTCGCGCCCGGACTCGTCGACGCGCACATGCACGTCGAATCGAGCATGGTGACGCTGCCGGAGTACGGCGACGCGGTCCTGCCGCGTGGCGTGACGAGCGTCGTCCACGACCCCCACGAAATCGCGAACGTGCTGGGGGCGGCCGGCGTTCGCGCTGTCGTCGCGGACGCGGCGAACACGCCGCTGAAGGCCCGTTTCACCGTCCCGTCGAGCGTCCCGGCGTCATCGCTGCAGGACGCGGGGGCGACGATAGACGCCGACGCCGTGGCGTCGTTGCTCGACCTCGACTCCGTCGTCGCGCTGGGCGAGGTGATGGACGTGCCGGGACTCCTCGCCGGCGACGACGAGGTACACGCGAAGATCGCGGCCGCCCGGGAGCGCGGCCTCCCGGTCGACGGCCACATGCCCGGCGTCGAGGGCGCAGCCCTCCACGAGGCCGCCCGGTATCTCGACACCGACCACGAGAGCATCACGCTCGCCGAAGCGCGGGCGCGGGCGTCGCTCGGCGTCCGGGTCTACCTGCGCGAGGGCTCGTCGAGCAAGAATCTCGCCGACCTCCTGCCGCTCGTCGACGACATCGACACCCGCCGGCTCT
This window of the Haloplanus rubicundus genome carries:
- a CDS encoding MFS transporter — translated: MSAEQRVEIPWSSAAFRTILACSLIGVMGVPLISPILPELRTVFGISDTQAGLIITAYTLPGVFLTPFIGLLSDHFGRRPVVLPLLFLFGLSGAAIGFAPAFEVVLLLRLLQGVGASGLMVLAITLIGDFYDGPQRHAVIGVNGSAIGIGAASYPLIGGALASVGWNVPFAFFGVSLVVGVVALFSLTEPAIDDPPSFRVYAGRLASAAFVPEALGLWLAAFFTFFLFYGGVLTTLSLLLSDVYGLAAGEIGLLFSMVSLANATMASQYGRVSGFLPARQLVALGFVGFGVSLLGVWAAATPVAIGAMLVCFGLGFGVVMPSLDTTTAGLVSGQLRASMLGVLTSMLWLGQTVGPVVFTGIAQNAFARPVAGYRFLLLFWGTGALLGGLSVFAYLVRRTETTTTHSDTS
- a CDS encoding NCS2 family permease, giving the protein MTDTSESQSRVASFFEFDKHGTDAKTEVVAGITTFLTMSYIIVVNPAILSAAISIEGYSDGQVFQMLAITTILAAAVGSTVMALYANRPFGLAPGMGLNAYFAFTVVIALGIPWQTALAAVFVEGIVFIAMSSVGARRYIIEFFPEPVKFAVGAGIGLFLLLLGLIEINVAVADEATLVSLGNVASDPVALLALAGLAFTIVLYAMDVTGSIITGIVATAAAGWGLTLAGVVDGGVLTPDGLPPINYDITPLVGAFVDGFQNIEPISFLIVVLTFFFVDFFDTAGTLIGVSQFGDFLDDDGNLPEMEKPLMADAVATTFGAIVGTTTVTTYVESSTGVEEGGRTGMTALVVALLFLASLVLVPVVAAIPTYASYLGLVLVGLIMLQGVTDIQWDDAEWLIPGGLTIVMMPLTASIANGIAAGIISYPIVKAAQGEHRSIHVAQWILAGSFVLYFYVTAGGVMGG